The Maridesulfovibrio bastinii DSM 16055 sequence GGATTTTCTATAGCGTCTCCGCCAAGCAGCAGTCCTTCTTCCGGGATATAGGCTACTATGGAGTCATTTGTATGACCGGGGATATGATAGAGGTCCATGGAAAGTCCACCCAGATCTATTTCCGTCTGCTGGGAAAAAGTTATGTCCGGCTGTAATAGAATAATATTTTTGAATTTCTCATGGTTTTCTTTTCTAAGACTTTCAATATCATCCGGCAGTTCTGAAATAAATCTGTCCCTGCAGAAGTGATGGGCCATAATTACCTTATAATAGCCTGTCAGTGCTGAGATTCCCAGCACATGATCCCAGTCCGCATGGCTGTAGACTATTACCGTATCCCGGTCAGAAACCAGTTCAACTGCCTGCTCCATTTCTTCCGGCGTGGAAAGAGTGTCCCAGACGACGTTCCAGTTACGCCCCTT is a genomic window containing:
- a CDS encoding MBL fold metallo-hydrolase, which produces MTMTKKISDNIYLLEAELDGFNVRSAVVKGRNWNVVWDTLSTPEEMEQAVELVSDRDTVIVYSHADWDHVLGISALTGYYKVIMAHHFCRDRFISELPDDIESLRKENHEKFKNIILLQPDITFSQQTEIDLGGLSMDLYHIPGHTNDSIVAYIPEEGLLLGGDAIENPFPTINDGTAVEEWVTGLEKLAALKGLRTVIPSHGEPGGVELIHENILYLKNVIQGYDTEDDSTLNDFYRKVHKNNLKACGY